From the genome of Papaver somniferum cultivar HN1 chromosome 2, ASM357369v1, whole genome shotgun sequence, one region includes:
- the LOC113352889 gene encoding ATP-dependent zinc metalloprotease FTSH 5, mitochondrial-like has product MSSASTTQEPVYLGPASAPIHMVAVDQGISKAQLFGAFVNIILGILLLGAIFGKANILKCITMTLYNESFGLSQEILPITISTTKFSDVKGVDEAKAELEEIVLYLRDPKRFNKKGVLLSGPPGTGKIMLARAIAGEAGVPVFIRSGSDFEEMLVGVGARRVRDLFAAAKKRCPCIIFTDEIDTFGGRCDPKDQKRSQTTLNQFLVELDGFQQNAGIIVIAATNFPDSLDKALVRPGRFDRNIVVPDPDVEGRRQIMESHMSKVTKGEDVDLSIIARGTPGFSGADLANMVNVAALKAAKAGAKSVTMTDLEYAKDKIIMGSERRSAVISDETRKPTAFRESGHAIVAIHTDGAHPVHKVTIVQRGTSLGMVAQLPDKDETSASRRQLLAQLHVCMGRRAAEEVIFGENEVISGAFSDLQEATSLARAMVTKYGMSKVVGLVADDCDCNGRCMDTETKREVRKLLDRAYNNAKTILTTHSNELHTLADALLEKETLTGSQINALLGKKEMLPVLDNPELGSVVSRKEEVDGCCYRESQNESGKDDFCSY; this is encoded by the exons ATGTCCAGTGCCTCAACTACGCAAGAACCTGTATATCTTGGACCTGCTAGCGCTCCTATTCACATGGTGGCAGTAGACCAAGGGATATCCAAAGCGCAGTTATTTGGTGCTTTCGTCAACATTATACTGGGAATCCTCCTTCTTGGAGCAATTTTTGGAAAGGCGAATATTCTAAAATGTATTACTATGACGCTTTACAATGAAT CTTTCGGATTAAGTCAGGAGATCCTACCCATCACGATTTCCACAACGAAATTTAGTGATGTTAAGGGAGTTGATGAGGCCAAAGCTGAGCTTGAAGAAATTGTCCTTTATCTTCGTGATCCTA AACGGTTCAATAAAAAGGGGGTGTTGCTCTCTGGTCCACCTGGGACAGGTAAAATCATGTTAGCGAGAGCCATTGCTGGAGAAGCAGGAGTACCAGTCTTTATCAGAAGCGGGAGTGACTTTGAGGAAATGCTTGTTGGTGTGGGAGCAAGAAGAGTGAGGGATCTATTTGCTGCAGCAAAAAAGCGGTGTCCATGTATTATTTTCACTGATGAGATAGATACATTTGGAGGGCGCTGTGACCCCAAAGATCAGAAACGCTCGCAGACAACCTTGAATCAGTTTCTTGTCGAGCTTGATGGCTTTCAACAAAATGCTGGAATTATTGTGATTGCAGCAACCAATTTCCCTGACTCTTTGGATAAAGCACTTGTTAGACCTGGACGTTTTGATCGTAACATTGTGGTTCCCGATCCAGATGTTGAAGGACGGAGACAGATAATGGAATCTCACATGTCAAAGGTAA CCAAAGGAGAAGATGTTGATCTAAGTATCATTGCTAGAGGAACACCTGGGTTCTCAGGCGCAGACCTTGCAAATATGGTGAACGTTGCAGCTCTCAAAGCCGCAAAGGCTGGTGCTAAATCAGTGACCATGACTGACTTAGAATATGCAAAGGATAAGATTATTATGGGAAGTGAACGCAGATCAGCTGTAATTTCTGACGAAACTCGAAAACCAACAGCTTTTCGTGAAAGTGGTCATGCTATAGTAGCCATCCACACAGACGGAGCGCATCCGGTTCACAAAGTAACAATAGTTCAACGAGGAACTTCTCTAGGAATGGTAGCACAATTGCCCGACAAAGATGAGACTAGTGCTTCCCGCAGGCAACTGCTTGCTCAGTTACATGTTTGCATGGGTAGACGAGCTGCGGAGGAAGTTATATTTGGAGAAAATGAAGTTATCTCTGGCGCATTTTCAGATCTCCAAGAAGCAACATCTTTAGCAAGAGCAATGGTCACAAAGTATGGAATGAGCAAAGTAGTTGGGCTCGTAGCTGACGACTGCGATTGTAATGGGAGGTGTATGGACACTGAAACTAAAAGAGAGGTGAGAAAACTCTTGGACAGGGCTTACAACAACGCCAAGACAATTTTAACTACACACAGCAACGAACTCCACACACTAGCTGATGCTCTACTTGAGAAAGAAACCCTCACAGGAAGTCAAATCAATGCTTTACTTGGAAAAAAGGAAATGCTGCCTGTTTTGGATAACCCGGAACTGGGGAGTGTTGTTAGTAGGAAGGAAGAAGTGGATGGTTGTTGTTATAGGGAAAGCCAGAATGAATCGGGGAAAGATGATTTTTGCTCATATTAG